The Raphanus sativus cultivar WK10039 chromosome 2, ASM80110v3, whole genome shotgun sequence genome includes a region encoding these proteins:
- the LOC130507967 gene encoding uncharacterized protein LOC130507967: MGNKAVVSVYLIISLCAAIFVTRGVAQIQNPQANPGLFPPGLVPVDLVKCWSSLFNVQGCVLAISNSFLSGNFENVEAACCKVFSTLDANCWPQMFPLNPFFPPLLKDNCARIVPNSPAHN; this comes from the coding sequence ATGGGAAACAAAGCTGTTGTCTCAGTCTACTTAATTATTTCTCTTTGTGCTGCCATTTTTGTCACTCGAGGAGTAGCTCAAATTCAAAATCCTCAGGCTAATCCTGGACTTTTTCCACCTGGCTTAGTACCTGTTGATCTTGTAAAATGTTGGTCGTCTCTCTTTAACGTCCAAGGATGTGTCCTTGCAATCTCCAACTCTTTTCTTTCtggaaattttgaaaatgttgaAGCCGCATGCTGCAAGGTGTTTTCAACTTTAGATGCAAACTGTTGGCCTCAGATGTTTCCTTTGAATCCTTTCTTCCCTCCTCTTCTCAAGGACAACTGTGCGCGGATCGTCCCTAACTCCCCTGCACACAACTGA